The Argentina anserina chromosome 3, drPotAnse1.1, whole genome shotgun sequence genome includes a region encoding these proteins:
- the LOC126788768 gene encoding transcription factor DYT1-like — MNSPKTSPGYLLKMAYCNQYLNGMEFVGSGLSDLGTTERNPGSRGGRMWGRRRHQEDDSSFKSKNLHAERRRRQKLGDRLLILRSLVPIITNMTKETIIEDSITYIKELQTKVNILQEQLFEMEASAQEALEPRKDEVDAAEEMKKFGIQIGVDVAQIHGNKLWVKAIFEKKRGGFSKLVETMTYFGFELTDTNVTTSNGAMVVSSIITGFHCDTLQAEETRELMLEIVNGI; from the exons ATGAATAGCCCAAAAACTTCTCCTGGCTACTTGCTGAAAATGGCCTACTGCAATCAATATCTGAACGGCATGGAATTCGTAGGTTCTGGATTAAGTGATTTAGGCACAACTGAACGAAATCCAGGCAGCAGAGGAGGCAGGATGTGGGGTCGAAGGAGACACCAAGAGGACGATTCGTCCTTCAAATCGAAAAACCTCCATGCCGAGAGGAGGAGAAGACAGAAGCTCGGTGATAGGCTACTAATACTACGTTCACTAGTCCCAATAATTACAAAT ATGACTAAAGAAACCATCATTGAGGATTCCATCACTTACATCAAGGAGCTGCAGACAAAGGTGAACATCTTGCAGGAGCAGCTTTTCGAGATGGAAGCATCAGCGCAAGAGGCGTTAGAGCCGAGGAAAGATGAAGTTGATGCTGCAGAagagatgaaaaaatttgGGATTCAG ATAGGAGTTGATGTGGCTCAGATCCATGGGAACAAACTTTGGGTAAAGGCTATCtttgagaagaaaagaggTGGCTTCAGTAAACTGGTGGAGACCATGACCTACTTTGGCTTTGAACTCACTGATACCAATGTAACTACCTCCAATGGAGCAATGGTTGTTTCATCCATTATAACA GGATTCCATTGTGACACGCTTCAAGCTGAAGAAACGAGGGAACTCATGCTAGAGATCGTTAACGGTATATAA
- the LOC126786969 gene encoding uncharacterized protein LOC126786969 — translation MGDYLPEPITEKILLNFPIKCLMTCAAVCKSWMSLVKSSTFIQTHTHLHCNNNSRVLLLNAFSGTDSSGTKIEIENISKSHSLLWKDPGFGECKLINPILHSTVGIMYIKGEIFSPQSLAIIGTCNGLIRAGPLNLEGSVCKITRPEALRKQRCLVLKHGDYLALATGEYWWEDFNIWVMKESEQLVFRRSSGNLRSVDCRTGQIRDFGIRGDYNYYFLDSFLESILLLDHANAISY, via the exons ATGGGGGACTACCTTCCGGAACCCATCACAGAGAAAATCCTCCTGAATTTTCCCATCAAGTGTTTGATGACATGCGCCGCAGTTTGCAAGTCGTGGATGTCTCTGGTCAAGTCCTCCACCTTCATTCAGACCCACACCCACCTCCACTGTAACAACAACTCCCGCGTCCTTCTCTTAAACGCATTCTCCGGAACCGACTCTTCCGGAACCAAGATTGAGATCGAGAACATTAGCAAATCTCACTCTCTGCTCTGGAAGGACCCTGGTTTTGGTGAGTGCAAGCTTATAAACCCTATTTTACATTCAACGGTGGGAATAATGTACATAAAGGGAGAAATATTTTCACCTCAGAGTCTGGCAATAATTGGAACTTGTAACGGTCTCATCAGGGCCGGTCCGTTGAACTTAGAG GGAAGTGTTTGCAAGATAACGAGGCCTGAAGCTTTGAGGAAACAAAGGTGCTTGGTTTTAAAACATGGGGACTATCTTGCATTGGCTACAGGGGAATACTGGTGGGAGGACTTCAACATTTGGGTGATGAAAGA GAGTGAACAACTCGTGTTTCGGAGATCAAGTGGAAATCTGCGTTCCGTGGATTGTCGGACTGGCCAAATAAGAGATTTTGGAATTCGTGGAGATTATAATTACTACTTCTTGGATTCTTTTCTCGAGAGCATTCTGTTACTTGATCACGCCAATGCTATTTCGTACTGA
- the LOC126786449 gene encoding transcription factor MYB63 produces MGGKGRTPCCDKSQVKRGPWSPSEDLRLISFIQKHGHSNWRALPKQAGLLRCGKSCRLRWINYLRPDLKRGNFTKEEEESIIKLHEAWGNKWSKIASHFPGRTDNEIKNVWNTHLRKGLASKNSCGDDQSKELSSISSSYSSSSSSASSQLSSGEPSAGTTAEFEHQSNQDSNMSKNQNDYELPNLSIIQEKLDQNLLMEVTNQVRVPVDDAKGVKTLTISSSFSSLESSNDSSSSQGGGILRPDDLVFDFEGAYPLIEDKAVLEIPFECDYDFWNMLDGFMTFQSNPEPLLPQADQTYQSSNLELVESGKWLSYLESELGLEDSTKTNINNQDFAMKDATEQ; encoded by the exons ATGGGAGGGAAGGGAAGAACACCATGTTGTGATAAGAGCCAAGTGAAGAGAGGTCCTTGGAGTCCTTCTGAGGACTTGAGGCTTATCAGCTTCATTCAGAAACATGGTCATAGTAACTGGAGGGCTCTCCCTAAACAAGCAG GTCTACTGCGATGTGGGAAAAGTTGTCGTTTGAGATGGATCAACTACCTTCGGCCTGATCTGAAGCGAGGTAACTTCAcaaaggaggaagaggagtCCATAATTAAGCTACATGAAGCTTGGGGAAACAA GTGGTCTAAAATTGCATCCCACTTTCCTGGAAGAACAGATAACGAAATCAAGAATGTGTGGAATACTCATCTGCGGAAGGGACTGGCTTCGAAGAATTCATGTGGAGATGATCAATCAAAGGAGTTATCTTCCATATCGTCCTCTtactcatcttcttcttccagtGCTTCATCTCAGTTGTCTAGTGGAGAACCGAGTGCCGGAACCACCGCTGAATTCGAGCATCAATCTAACCAAGATAGCAACATGTCCAAGAACCAGAACGACTATGAACTGCCCAACTTGTCGATAATCCAAGAAAAACTTGATCAAAATCTACTGATGGAAGTAACAAATCAAGTTAGGGTACCGGTTGATGATGCTAAAGGCGTGAAAACGTTGACGATAagttcttccttttcatctctGGAGTCCTCAAACGATTCGAGTTCCAGCCAAGGTGGCGGTATTTTAAGGCCAGATGATTTGGTGTTTGACTTTGAAGGAGCTTACCCTCTGATTGAAGACAAGGCAGTCCTTGAAATTCCTTTCGAGTGTGACTATGATTTCTGGAATATGTTAGATGGATTTATGACATTTCAATCAAACCCTGAACCTCTATTACCTCAGGCGGATCAGACCTACCAGAGCTCAAACTTAGAGCTAGTTGAAAGCGGAAAGTGGCTCAGTTACTTGGAGAGTGAGCTTGGCCTTGAGGATTCAACAAAGACCAATATCAACAACCAGGATTTCGCGATGAAGGATGCAACCGAACAATAG
- the LOC126785906 gene encoding uncharacterized protein LOC126785906 — translation MEENDGSAEEERSRVFTQLKSYCFDLLQLFQNPKKTSSSSSSVSSLLQFLRQTPSHSLQPFFDYTLFPLLLLLDESVECRSPKKLGSEENVASATITKAPQKVSDSVAEGVLQCLEELLTKCLLRSVDQMVVVLKKLTNGALLSPSDASEEFREGVIKCFRALLLNLFPCSDKSCTCSQLFGLPILLEKRNFKSPPMGSPKYDSASDECILSFLQSQAASAAVGHWLSLLLKAADNEAARGHLGSAKLRVEAFLTLRVLVAKVGAADALAFFLPGVVSQFAKVLHASKLMSSGAAGSGDAIDQAVRGLAEYLMIVLQDDANLSGCDMSIIVTSDKKFESTQSFMDELRQLPKAHAQSKVSLDDSSDQLITSISKSEKNISSGKGESFHVKRTNDWIEKTSGHVDKLLGTTFRHICIHPAKKVREGLLASIRGLLSKCTYTLRQSRQIFLECLCVLVIDEVEEVSSGAQAFLENLFSLIGKYQLEQDVAQIFSRLIDKLPKVVLGSEESVALSHAQQLLVIMYYSGPQFVVDHILQSPVTATQFLDIFAICMSQNLVFAGSLDKLITSRPSSVRYLHSVSELKAGINLTNDCVISMAATPQNSKIMAIQEKYTPHTSDNSQKKYELPHMPPWFVYIGGQKLYQSLSGILRLVGLSLMTDIKNGQHLALITDIPLGYLRNLVSEVRMKDYNETSWHSWYKRTGSGQLLRQASTAVCILNEMIFGISDQAPAYFRRRFQKSRRKWQEVQESDAEFVGAQPFNTELSMFGESRWKVFQDEGLRSHLIDCIGRILHEYLSPEVWDLPTENRSSTILHDYEAEDISINLFHDTAMLHQVIIEGIGIISICIGGDFSSSGFLHQSLYMLLENLISSNYHVRSASDAVLHILADTSGYPSVGNLVLGNADYVIDSICRQLRHLEINPHVPSVLAAMLSYVGVAYQILPLFEEPMRSVSLELEILGRHQHPELTVPFLKAVAEIAKASKREACSLPAHAESYLFDVKTKIYDTEKKDEDDITMSNEESEKWESILFKLNDSKRYRRTVGAITSSCIMAATPLLASENQAACLVALDIVEDGVMSLAKVEEAYRHERDTKEAIEEVIKLYSLYHLQDNLDAADEGADENRLLPAMNKIWPFLVVCIRNKNQVAVRRCLSVVSTVVQVCGGDFFSRRFHTDGSHFWKLLSTSPFHRKPNLKERIPLQLPYRSTSNSSESSMAETSNLKVQAAVLNMIAELSRNNKSASALDIVLTKVSGLAVGIACSGVTGLREAAVNALQGFASVDPDLIWLLMADVYYSMTRKDIPSPPTPDIPPISQILPPPSSPKEYLYVQYGGQSYGFDVDFASVETVFKKLNSLVFVDQMYS, via the exons ATGGAGGAAAACGACGGCTCGGCGGAAGAGGAAAGAAGCAGAGTGTTTACGCAGCTGAAATCGTACTGCTTCGACCTTCTCCAGCTTTTCCAAAACCCGAAGAagacctcctcctcctcctcctcagtctcttctcttcttcaatTCCTCCGCCAGACTCCGTCTCATTCTCTCCAGCCGTTCTTCGA CTATACGTTGTTTCCGTTGCTGCTTCTATTGGATGAATCTGTGGAGTGTAGGTCCCCAAAGAAGCTTGGTTCTGAAGAAAACGTTGCGAGTGCTACTATCACAAAAGCTCCCCAAAAAGTGAGTGATAGCGTGGCAGAAGGTGTGCTTCAGTGTCTGGAGGAACTCCTCACGAAGTGTCTCTTACGATCTGTAGATCAG ATGGTTGTTGTGCTCAAGAAGTTGACAAATGGGGCTTTGCTTTCACCATCTGATGCCTCAGAAGAGTTTCGTGAAGGAGTTATTAAGTGTTTTAGGGCACTGCTTCTGAATTTATTTCCATGCTCTGATAAGTCTTGCACATGTAGTCAACTTTTTGGTCTGCCTATTCTTTTAGAAAAGAGGAATTTCAAATCTCCACCCATGGGCTCTCCAAAGTACGATTCAGCATCAGATGAATGTATACTTTCATTTTTACAGTCACAAGCTGCTTCTGCAGCTGTTGGACATTGGctatctcttcttctcaaa GCTGCTGACAATGAGGCTGCACGAGGACATCTAGGCAGTGCAAAGCTTCGTGTTGAAGCGTTTCTGACTCTTCGTGTGCTTGTTGCTAAG GTTGGTGCTGCTGATGCATTGGCCTTCTTTTTACCTGGTGTTGTTAGTCAGTTTGCTAAAGTTTTGCATGCATCCAAATTGATGAGCAGTGGAGCTGCTGGAAGTGGGGATGCAATTGATCAAGCAGTTAGAGGTTTGGCTGAGTATCTGATGATAGTGCTGCAGGATGATGCTAATTTATCTGGATGTGATATGTCAATAATTGTTACTTCTGACAAAAAGTTTGAGTCTACACAATCTTTTATGGATGAGCTTCGTCAATTGCCTAAAGCACATGCTCAAAGTAAAGTTTCACTAGACGATTCAAGTGATCAATTGATAACAAGTATTTCCAAATCTGAGAAGAACATTAGTTCTGGCAAGGGCGAATCTTTTCATGTAAAGCGTACGAATGATTGGATTGAGAAAACTTCAGGTCATGTGGATAAACTTTTGGGCACAACTTTTCGACAT ATTTGCATTCATCCAGCAAAAAAAGTGAGAGAAGGGCTCCTGGCTTCCATACGAGGACTGTTGTCAAAGTGCACATATACGCTGAGGCAGAGTAGACAAATATTTCTG GAGTGCTTATGTGTTTTGGTTATTGATGAAGTGGAAGAGGTGTCTTCAGGTGCACAGGCATTTCTTGAAAATTTATTCTCATTAATTGGAAAATATCAATTGGAACAAGATGTTGCTCAGATTTTTAGCAG GCTCATTGATAAACTTCCAAAAGTGGTGCTTGGGAGTGAGGAATCAGTTGCACTGTCACACGCTCAGCAATTACTTGTGATCATGTACTATTCTGGTCCTCAGTTTGTGGTGGATCACATCCTTCAGTCTCCT GTAACAGCTACTCAATTCTTGGACATTTTTGCTATATGTATGAGTCAAAATTTGGTATTTGCTGGATCCCTTGATAAGCTTATTACATCGAGGCCATCCTCAGTAAGATACCTACACTCTGTTTCGGAGTTGAAAGCTGGAATTAACCTTACCAATGATTGCGTAATAAGTATGGCTGCTACACCTCAAAATTCAAAGATTATGGCCATCCAGGAGAAATACACACCCCATACATCAGATAATTCCCAGAAGAAATATGAGCTTCCGCACATGCCTCCTTGGTTTGTTTACATTGGGGGTCAAAAACTATATCAATCTCTTTCAGGAATTCTCAGACTTGTGGGTCTATCCTTGATGACAG ATATAAAGAATGGGCAACATCTGGCACTTATCACTGACATTCCACTGGGTTACTTGCGAAACTTAGTTTCTGAGGTCCGCATGAAGGATTATAATGAAACAAGTTGGCACTCATGGTATAAAAGAACTGGTTCAGGACAGTTGTTACGCCAGGCAAGCACTGCTGTATGTATCCTGAATGAGATGATATTTGGTATATCGGATCAAGCCCCTGCATATTTCAGAAGAAGGTTTCAAAAGTCGAGAAGAAAATGGCAAGAAGTTCAGGAATCTGATGCAGAATTTGTTGGTGCCCAACCATTTAATACCGAATTATCCATGTTTGGTGAATCTAGGTGGAAAGTTTTCCAGGATGAGGGTTTAAGGAGTCACTTGATTGATTGTATTGGTAGAATTTTACATGAATATCTATCTCCTGAAGTGTGGGACCTTCCAACAGAAAATAGATCTTCAACTATACTTCATGACTATGAAGCTGAGGATATTAGCATAAACTTATTTCATGACACAGCTATGTTACACCAG GTTATTATTGAAGGAATAGGCATAATCAGTATTTGCATTGGAGGTGATTTTTCGTCAAGTGGATTTCTTCATCAGTCACTTTATATGTTGCTCGAGAACCTCATTTCTTCAAACTATCATGTTAGAAGCGCTTCTGATGCTGTATTGCATATCCTGGCTGATACATCTGGTTATCCGTCA GTTGGGAATCTGGTATTGGGGAATGCAGATTATGTGATAGATTCAATATGCAGGCAATTACGCCATTTGGAGATTAATCCTCATGTACCAAGCGTGCTTGCTGCAATGCTATCTTATGTTGGAGTAGCTTACCAGATATTGCCTTTATTTGAGGAGCCA ATGCGCTCAGTTTCTCTAGAGCTTGAGATTCTTGGCAGGCATCAGCACCCTGAATTAACGGTTCCCTTTTTAAAG GCTGTGGCAGAAATTGCCAAGGCATCAAAGCGTGAGGCATGTTCATTGCCGGCCCATGCAGAGTCCTACTTGTTCGATGTCAAAACTAAAATATATGATACGGAAAAGAAAGATGAGGATGACATTACTATGTCTAATGAGGAATCAG AGAAATGGGAGAGCATTTTGTTTAAGCTGAATGATTCAAAGAGATACAGACGAACAGTTGGAGCTATTACCAGTTCATGTATCATGGCCGCAACCCCATTACTTGCTTCAGAAAATCAAGCAGCTTGTTTGGTAGCCTTGGATATAGTTGAG GATGGTGTTATGTCATTGGCAAAAGTGGAAGAGGCCTATCGCCATGAAAGAGATACTAAGGAAGCAATTGAAGAAGTAATTAAGCTGTATTCACTCTATCATCTTCAAGATAATTTAGATGCTGCGGATGAAGGGGCTGATGAGAATCGGTTGCTTCCAGCAATGAATAAAATATGGCCTTTCCTGGTTGTCTGCATTCGAAATAAAAACCAAGTG GCTGTTCGAAGATGTTTATCAGTAGTAAGCACTGTGGTTCAAGTTTGTGGGGGAGATTTCTTTTCTCGACGTTTCCACACTGATGGCTCCCACTTCTGGAAACTTTTATCCACCTCTCCATTTCATAGAAAACCCAACTTAAAAGAAAGGATTCCTCTGCAACTTCCTTACAGAAGCACATCCAATTCTTCAGAAAGCTCCATGGCTGAAACTTCTAACCTGAAAGTCCAGGCTGCAGTGCTCAACATGATTGCTGAATTGTCCCGAAACAAtaagagtgcttcggcattggACATTGTCCTCACGAAGGTCAGTGGTCTTGCAGTAGGGATAGCTTGCAGTGGCGTCACTGGTCTACGTGAAGCAGCTGTAAATGCCCTCCAAGGTTTTGCATCTGTTGACCCTGATCTTATATGGCTTCTTATGGCTGATGTTTATTATTCTATGACGAGAAAAGATATACCTTCACCCCCAACACCAGATATTCCTCCAATCTCCCAAATTTTACCCCCACCCTCATCTCCAAAAGAGTACCTTTATGTTCAGTATGGAGGTCAGAGTTATGGTTTCGATGTAGACTTTGCTTCTGTTGAAACTGTATTCAAGAAACTTAACTCTCTTGTTTTTGTTGACCAAATGTACAGTTAA